In one window of Hevea brasiliensis isolate MT/VB/25A 57/8 chromosome 10, ASM3005281v1, whole genome shotgun sequence DNA:
- the LOC110646032 gene encoding ALBINO3-like protein 1, chloroplastic encodes MFTSLSSSLPNLVFSPFPDRTRTPNLLLPRAQFASLSTHKPFLRGSACVARFWFKPGLFPDGDGAAEGVITDLFSRAESILYTIADAAVSNSDTVTATTKQNNDWLSGITYYMESVLKVLKDGLSVLHVPYAYGFAIILLTVLVKAATFPLTKKQVESAMAMRSLQPQIKAIQQRYPGDQERIQLETARLYKLAGINPFAGCLPTLATIPVWIGLYRALSNVADEGLLTEGFFWIPSLAGPTTVAARQNGSGISWLFPFVDGHPPLGWSDTLAYLVLPVLLVVSQYISVQIMQSSQTNDPNMKSSQAITKILPLMIGYFSLSVPSGLSLYWFTNNILSTVQQVWLQKLGGAKNPVSQEDQLWIQKSVSELNSTKTKAGQVEKLTPEDSTKTKAGQVENLTPEGLRPGERFKQLKEQEAKRRLQREEEKRKAEEAAAKSSSIVNGSPENASDMDNGASMASADVVDEKSANSINNSSTVGVVKVDLSGQNLKKDEKTTSILSTEKGEVSNSEASGRVEHQSYENKQKEVEVHGSMITDSKLSEEDVHQATRER; translated from the exons ATGTTCACTTCTCTGTCTTCCTCGTTACCCAACCTCGTCTTCTCGCCCTTTCCTGACCGAACCAGAACCCCAAACCTTCTTCTTCCCCGCGCCCAATTCGCTTCCCTTTCTACCCACAAACCGTTTCTTCGTGGGTCGGCCTGTGTCGCTCGTTTCTGGTTCAAACCCGGTCTGTTTCCGGACGGGGATGGCGCGGCTGAGGGGGTGATTACGGACTTGTTTAGTAGAGCTGAGAGTATTCTTTATACGATTGCTGATGCTGCTGTATCAAATTCGGATACAGTTACCGCTACAACCAAACAGAACAATGATTGGCTCTCTGGTATTACCTATTATATGGAAAGTGTTTTAAAG gtCTTAAAAGATGGGTTATCTGTTTTGCATGTTCCTTATGCTTATGGGTTCGCTATTATACTTCTAACTGTTCTTGTTAAAGCTGCCACGTTTCCTTTGACTAAGAAGCAG GTAGAATCTGCAATGGCTATGCGATCCTTGCAGCCTCAGATAAAGGCTATTCAGCAACGGTATCCTGGAGATCAG GAGAGAATTCAACTTGAGACAGCCAGATTGTATAAACTAGCTGGCATAAACCCATTTGCAG GATGCCTACCTACTCTTGCCACAATACCTGTGTGGATTGGACTATATAGAGCCCTTTCGAATGTAGCAGATGAG GGACTTCTTACTGAAGGATTCTTTTGGATACCATCCCTTGCTGGTCCAACTACAGTTGCAGCTCGTCAAAATGGCAGTGGCATCTCTTGGCTGTTCCCTTTTGTT GATGGACATCCACCGCTTGGGTGGTCTGATACCTTGGCATATCTTGTCTTGCCAGTATTGCTGGTTGTTTCACAATACATCTCTGTTCAAATCATGCAATCATCACAG ACAAATGATCCAAACATGAAGAGTTCTCAAGCAATAACGAAGATCCTTCCACTAATGATTGGTTATTTTTCTCTTTCAGTTCCTTCTGGTCTAAGCCTTTATTG GTTCACAAATAACATATTGAGCACAGTGCAACAGGTGTGGCTTCAGAAGTTGGGAGGTGCAAAGAATCCTGTGAGCCAAGAAGACCAACTCTGGATTCAGAAGTCAGTCTCTGAATTAAATTCCACAAAAACAAAGGCTGGACAAGTTGAAAAATTGACACCAGAAGATTCCACAAAAACTAAGGCTGGACAAGTTGAAAATTTGACACCAGAAGGGTTACGTCCTGGCGAAAG ATTTAAACAGCTAAAGGAGCAAGAGGCCAAAAGAAGACTAcaaagagaagaagagaagaggaaAGCTGAAGAGGCTGCTGCAAAAAGTAGTTCAATAGTAAATGGTAGTCCTGAAAATGCATCTGATATGGATAATGGAGCAAGCATGGCTAGTGCTGATGTAGTTGACGAGAAGTCTGCAAACAGCATTAACAATTCCTCTACTGTTGGAGTTGTAAAAGTTGATTTATCTGGGCAGAACCTTAAGAAAGATGAAAAGACAACTTCAATTTTGAGTACGGAAAAAGGTGAAGTTTCCAATTCTGAGGCCTCTGGAAGGGTTGAACATCAGTCCTATGAAAATAAACAAAAG GAAGTAGAAGTACATGGTAGCATGATAACAGATAGCAAACTTTCTGAAGAAGACGTGCATCAAGCCACAAGGGAGCGATGA